A genomic window from Bacillus rossius redtenbacheri isolate Brsri chromosome 7, Brsri_v3, whole genome shotgun sequence includes:
- the LOC134534209 gene encoding cysteine desulfurase-like produces the protein MALTYSWWCSRYLTCNARKLFYDVMSSRISKNNQRLISNEGNKIRESVKKDAKGFDRDHGRPLYLDAQATTPMDPRVLDSMMPYMTGYYGNPHSRTHAYGWETEEAVEHARKQVADVIGADPKEIIFTSGATESNNIAVKGVARFYASRKKHVITAQTEHKCVLDSCRALEGEGFSVTYLPVGPTGRVSVEELEAAIRPDTALVSVMAVNNEIGVKQPVREIGAVCRAHKVFFHTDAAQAYGKIPINIDDLKIDLMSISGHKIYGPKGIGALYVRRRPRVRVEPLQSGGGQERGMRSGTVPAPLVVGLGAAAELSSREMAYDHKWMEKLSERLLDKIMSHLPDVVRNGDPDHSYPGCINLSFAYIEGESLLMALKDVALSSGSACTSASLEPSYVLRAIGADESLAHSSIRFGLGRFTTEEEVDFLVDLCVRHVRRLREMSPLWEMVQEGVDIKAIQWAQH, from the exons ATGGCTCTCACATATTCGTGGTGGTGTTCGCGCTACTTGACATGTAATGCCAGGAAACTATTTTATGATGTTATGTCTTCGCGTATTTCGAAAAATAACCAGAGACTGATTTCGAACGAAG gCAATAAAATTCGAGAATCAGTCAAAAAAGATGCCAAAGGTTTCGACAGAGACCATGGTCGTCCACTGTACCTTGATGCTCAGGCGACCACTCCCATG GACCCGCGGGTGTTGGACTCCATGATGCCCTACATGACCGGCTACTACGGCAACCCGCACTCACGCACCCACGCCTACGGCTGGGAGACGGAGGAGGCAGTGGAGCATGCCCGCAAG CAAGTGGCTGATGTGATTGGAGCGGATCCGAAGGAAATAATCTTTACTTCCGGAGCAACGGAGTCAAACAACATCGCAGTTAAGGGTGTAGCGCGCTTCTACGCCAGCCGCAAGAAGCACGTCATTACCGCGCAGACT GAACACAAGTGCGTGCTGGACTCGTGCCGTGCGCTGGAGGGGGAGGGCTTCAGCGTGACCTACCTGCCCGTGGGGCCCACGGGCCGCGTCAGCGTGGAGGAGCTGGAGGCGGCCATCCGCCCGGACACGGCCCTCGTCTCCGTCATGGCCGTCAACAACGAGATTGGCGTCAAGCAGCCCGTCCGGGAGATAG GTGCGGTGTGCAGGGCACATAAAGTATTTTTCCACACAGATGCCGCGCAGGCGTATGGCAAGATACCCATTAACATTGATGACCTCAAAATTGATCTGATGTCCATCAGTGGCCACAAGATATATGGCCCAAAAG GGATCGGCGCGCTGTACGTGCGCAGGCGGCCGCGCGTGAGGGTGGAGCCCCTCCAGAGCGGCGGGGGCCAGGAGAGGGGCATGCGCAGCGGCACCGTGCCGGCCCCGCTGGTCGTGGGACTGGGGGCCGCCGCGGAGCTGTCCAGCCGGGAGATGGCC TATGACCACAAGTGGATGGAAAAGTTGTCCGAGCGACTGCTGGACAAGATAATGTCTCACCTGCCCGACGTCGTGCGGAATGGAGACCCGGACCATTCGTACCCAGGCTGTATCAACCTCTCGTTTGCATACATTGAAG GGGAGTCCCTGCTGATGGCGCTGAAGGACGTGGCTCTGTCGAGCGGCAGCGCGTGCACCTCGGCGTCGCTCGAGCCGTCGTACGTGCTGCGGGCGATCGGGGCGGACGAGAGCCTCGCTCACTCGTCCATCCGCTTCGGCCTGGGCCGCTTCACCACCGAGGAGGAGGTGGACTTCCTGGTGGACCTGTGCGTGCGGCACGTCCGGAGGCTGCGCGAGATGAG